The Chryseolinea soli nucleotide sequence TCTCGACGATCACCTCAATTTCTATTTCCTCGAGATGAATACGCGCCTGCAAGTGGAACACCCGGTCACCGAAATGGTCACGGGTCTCGACCTGGTGAAGCTGCAGATCAAAGTGGCCGAGGGCGAAAGCCTCCCCTTCAAGCAAGAAGACCTGACCCTGAACGGCCACGCCGTAGAAATACGCGTCTACGCCGAAGACCCCGCCAACAATTTCCTTCCCGACATCGGCCGCCTGCAGACCTATAATCGTCCCCAGGGCATCGGCATCCGCGTAGACGATGGTTTTGAACAAGGCATGGACATTCCCTTCTACTACGACCCCATGATCGCCAAGCTGATCTGTTATGCGGACACGCGCGAAAATGCGATCGAGAAAATGATCCGCGCCATCCGTGAATACGATATCACCGGCCTGGAAACAACACTGGGCTTTTGCCTCTTCGTAATGCAACACGAAGCCTTTCGCAGTGGAAACTTCGATACACGCTTTGTCGAGAACTATTTCAAACCGGCCGTGCTGCAGCAAAGCGCCGTCGCCGAGGAAGAGCAGCTAGCGGCCGCGTTGGCGGTGATGATACAACAACAGGAAAAAGTCGCCGCACCCGGGGGTGTTTTAGCGGACGGCCAGCAAAGCAAATGGAAAAAGAACCGGCTGGCAAACTGATGCCGGTCATTCCATTCTGCAAAGAGCAACCCTGCGCTATGGGTTCTTCATGAGCAGGTTGAGTTCCAACGGTGCGGGGCTGAAACAAAGCACAAAGATGATCAGGGCGATCCAGCCCAACACCACGCGTTTCTCGTCGAGCGGCTCTTCGATCTCGGATGGAGGATGTTGTATACCTACAAATCTGCCCAGCAAAAGCGCGAACAGTAAAAATCCTGAGTATCCTTGCAGCGAGGGCATCAACCGCGCGAGGGTGAACAACACAGCAAACATCAGCAAAGCATACATGAGCGTATCGCGCTTTGACAGCCGGAGTCCCAGGAATGCGGAATACAGTATGAAGATCGCTATGGGCACCGCCGTAATCAGCTTTTCATTTGGATAGTCGGTGGGATTGAGCACGCCCAGGCCCGAATAGAAAGTAAAGGCAATAAAAAATACGGTGGCAATGATCTTGTGCCGTTGGTAGCCAAACAACCCATAGACTACGTGCCCGCCGTCGAGTTGGCCGATGGGAAGCAAGTTCACGAAAGTGAAAATCAATGCCAGAAACCCGGAAAACAACAGCGGGTAGTGCATCAGCTCGTGGGGGTTGGGCACGCGCGCCGGATCGGCCACGTAGGTCTCGAAGAACCAGAAGATCAGGTTTTTGCCGATCACGACATCAATGACCGGCGTGTCGGTGGGCTGATATACCTTTTCGGCGTAGTTCAATCCATAGGCCTTGTATTCGGGGTGGACCTGGAAAATATATTCCGGCTCGGGCAAGTGGGTGAATCCATAAAACAAAACGATCATCGCCATGACAAACCCCGCCAACGGGCCGGCTACACCAATGTCGAAGTTTTGTTTTTTGGAGGAGATCCGCTCCTGGATCCGGATCACCGCGCCAAACGTGCCGATGGTGAACGGCATGAACGGCAACGAGGGCAGCGGGATATAAAAGGGCAGCGTAACTTTTACCCGGTGATACATCGCCGTGAAATAATGACCGAACTCGTGCACGGTGAGGATCA carries:
- a CDS encoding site-2 protease family protein encodes the protein MSNRRRGIIQAALFIATVITTTLAGAENSFGKSVFAGDFSWDDFFSGFQFSVPFLLILTVHEFGHYFTAMYHRVKVTLPFYIPLPSLPFMPFTIGTFGAVIRIQERISSKKQNFDIGVAGPLAGFVMAMIVLFYGFTHLPEPEYIFQVHPEYKAYGLNYAEKVYQPTDTPVIDVVIGKNLIFWFFETYVADPARVPNPHELMHYPLLFSGFLALIFTFVNLLPIGQLDGGHVVYGLFGYQRHKIIATVFFIAFTFYSGLGVLNPTDYPNEKLITAVPIAIFILYSAFLGLRLSKRDTLMYALLMFAVLFTLARLMPSLQGYSGFLLFALLLGRFVGIQHPPSEIEEPLDEKRVVLGWIALIIFVLCFSPAPLELNLLMKNP